One window of Leishmania mexicana MHOM/GT/2001/U1103 complete genome, chromosome 12 genomic DNA carries:
- a CDS encoding putative 3'-nucleotidase/nuclease — protein sequence MAAFAFSAPALRAAVVAMLLLLALPTQAWWDKGHMSVAEIARRNLKPNVQAKVQACADVLNKNGPFPKSTNIVELGPWADDLKSMGLSTMSSWHFIDTIYNPQDVKITINPVDIVNVASVIPLLISAIMSPTATSDIITTSVANLIHFVGDIHMPLHSADLFSPEYPLGDFGGNKQTVIVNETSGTSMKLHAFWDSMCEGPQDYSVRPLDKDDYAELSAFVDNLVTSYSFTEEQMMMTNSTIMAAESYELAVKNVYPGISNGTVLSETYKANGKILAAGRVTLAGYRLATILNTALAGVSVDTIMNGTKHMQDEVEVTHTGDTYNYYAFSGVESGAAAGIFISSFAIGCLLATAVVLAILYTRRGSSKDERAAAASANHRI from the coding sequence ATGGCtgccttcgccttctccgcccccGCGCTTCGTGCGGCCGTCGTCGCGatgctactgctgctggcgctgccgacgcagGCCTGGTGGGACAAGGGCCACATGTCCGTCGCCGAGATCGCGCGGCGCAATCTCAAGCCCAATGTGCAGGCAAAGGTGCAGGCCTGCGCCGACGTGCTCAACAAAAATGGCCCCTTCCCCAAGAGCACCAACATCGTCGAGCTCGGCCCCTGGGCGGACGACCTCAAGTCCATGGGCCTCAGCACCATGTCCAGCTGGCACTTCATCGACACCATCTACAACCCGCAGGACGTCAAGATCACCATCAACCCCGTCGACATCGTCAACGTCGCCTCCGTCATCCCGCTGCTCATCAGCGCCATCATGagccccaccgccacctccgaTATCATCACCACCTCCGTCGCAAACCTCATCCACTTCGTCGGCGACATCCACATGCCGCTGCACAGCGCCGACCTCTTCTCGCCCGAGTACCCGCTTGGCGACTTCGGCGGCAACAAGCAGACTGTCATCGTCAACGAGACCTCCGGCACGTCCATGAAGCTGCACGCCTTCTGGGACTCCATGTGCGAGGGCCCGCAGGACTACTCCGTGCGCCCCCTCGACAAAGACGACTACGCCGAACTCTCCGCCTTCGTAGACAACCTTGTCACGTCGTACTCCTTCACCGAGGAGCAGATGATGATGACCAACTCCACCATCATGGCGGCCGAGAGCTACGAGCTAGCCGTCAAGAACGTCTACCCCGGTATCTCCAACGGCACCGTGCTGTCCGAGACGTACAAGGCCAATGGCAAGATCCTCGCCGCCGGCCGCGTCACGCTGGCCGGCTACCGCCTTGCCACCATCCTCAACACCGCGCTCGCCGGCGTGTCCGTGGACACCATTATGAACGGCACGAAGCACATGCAGGACGAGGTTGAGGTCACTCACACTGGTGATACCTATAACTACTACGCCTTCTCCGGGGTTgagagcggcgctgccgccggcatcttcatctcctccttcgccatcGGCTGCCTGCttgccaccgccgtcgtgctCGCCATCCTCTAcacgcgccgcggcagctcaAAGGACGAgagggccgccgctgcctccgcgaACCACAGAATCTGA